Proteins from a genomic interval of Rosa chinensis cultivar Old Blush chromosome 2, RchiOBHm-V2, whole genome shotgun sequence:
- the LOC112186321 gene encoding tyrosine-sulfated glycopeptide receptor 1 → MSDLDSAPGQVFFMSSSLVPMKHDKEPEVPTYPRVELIFSTKWVFVLLLLLVLLPCSVSAVCIKVDQDALLSLEQSFKVSSPLNWSVSSDCCLWEGILCGPDDDRVVSLTLPGRGLSGPISPAITNLTFLTHLNLSHNYLSGLLPDVLFQSLFRLQVLDLSFNRLNGNLPLSSNETSKLQIVELSSNYFNGTIPSSILTPSVAAGSLATFNVSNNSFAGSIPISEFCKNGSNHSNLTILDFSFNKFSDPISTGLGSCSKLQVFRAGFNNLSGPLPGDIFDLADLQQLSLPVNRLAGHIGDGIVRLTNLKVLELYSNQLAGPIPSQIGNLFRLEQLALHINNLTGALPASLNNCTNLSTLNLRVNYMSGQLSAFDFSTLQRLTTLDLGNNNFTGELPQSLYSCKSLTAVRFANNQLIGQISPEIGGLESLAFLSISNNHLSNAAGAFENLRSCKNLTTLVLSKSFMNEPLPDDKSLVDSGGFQNIQVFALGGCNFTGQVPTWLGKLKKLEVLDLSVNLLTGPIPSWFATLPSLFYMDLSNNNLTGGFPKELCGMPGLTSKEASSLAKSSNLELPVFVMPENATSQQYNQLSSLPPAIYLGNNSLSGNIPIEIGQLQFILVLDLSDNGFSGSIPVQICNLTNLEKLDLSHNRLSGEIPAALKDLHFMSSFNVAYNDLQGPVPSGGQFNTFTNSSFEGNPGLCGPQTAQHSCSQSTASPPVHSRRSNKILLIGLASSICFGIVFIIAMLAVWVLSKRRIIPGGDSDKMELDTISSYSTAAVTPELEKDTSLVIVFPTNTNEIKDLNIYEILKATNNFNQANIIGCGGFGLVYKATLANGTNLAVKKLSGDLGLMEREFKAEVEALSTAQHENLVSLQGYCVHDGVRLLMYSYMENGSLDFWLHEKPDGASQLDWPTRLKIARGAGAGLAYMHQICEPHIVHRDIKSSNILLDDKFKAHVADFGLSRLILPYETHVTTELVGTLGYIPPEYGQAWVATLRGDMYSFGVVMLELLTGKRPFEVCKPRSSRDLVGWVQQMRKEGKAEEVFDPLLRGRGFEEEILQVLDVACMCVNQNPLKRPTIKEVVDWLENVGASHHDLNKD, encoded by the coding sequence ATGAGTGACTTAGACTCTGCGCCCGGCCAAGtcttcttcatgtcttcttctCTTGTTCCGATGAAACACGACAAGGAGCCAGAGGTCCCAACATATCCAAGAGTGGAACTGATCTTTTCTACTAAATGGGTTTTCGTTCTGCTGCTTCTActtgttcttcttccttgctctGTCTCTGCTGTCTGTATCAAAGTGGATCAAGATGCTCTTTTGTCTTTGGAGCAATCTTTCAAGGTTTCCTCCCCGTTGAATTGGTCTGTTTCTTCTGATTGTTGCCTCTGGGAAGGAATACTCTGCGGCCCCGATGATGATCGAGTTGTCAGTCTAACCCTGCCAGGGAGAGGATTAAGTGGTCCGATCAGTCCAGCTATCACTAACCTCACATTTCTCACCCACCTTAATCTCTCCCACAATTATCTTTCGGGTCTTCTACCTGATGTTTTGTTTCAATCCCTGTTTCGCCTTCAAGTTCTGGACTTGAGCTTCAATCGGCTCAATGGTAATCTACCACTTTCATCTAACGAAACCAGCAAGCTTCAGATTGTAGAATTGTCAAGCAATTACTTCAATGGAACAATCCCATCTTCGATCCTCACCCCATCCGTTGCTGCAGGCTCTCTCGCCACTTTCAATGTCAGCAATAACAGCTTTGCTGGCTCCATTCCCATCTCTGAGTTCTGCAAAAATGGTAGCAATCACAGCAACCTCACCATCCTGGACTTCTCCTTCAACAAATTCAGTGACCCAATTTCCACCGGACTCGGTTCTTGTTCGAAGCTCCAAGTCTTCCGGGCAGGCTTCAATAATCTGTCTGGTCCTCTCCCTGGTGACATTTTCGACCTTGCTGATCTCCAACAGCTTTCTCTGCCTGTCAATCGCTTGGCAGGACACATTGGTGATGGCATTGTGCGTTTAACCAATCTGAAGGTGCTGGAGCTCTACTCGAACCAATTGGCGGGGCCAATACCAAGCCAAATTGGTAACCTTTTCAGGTTGGAACAGCTAGCTCTCCACATCAACAACCTCACAGGTGCCTTGCCTGCATCTCTCAACAACTGCACAAATCTATCCACCTTGAATTTGCGGGTCAATTATATGTCTGGACAACTCTCTGCCTTCGACTTCTCTACACTCCAACGCCTCACCACACTCGACCTTGGCAACAACAACTTCACTGGTGAGTTACCACAAAGCCTCTACTCTTGCAAGTCACTAACAGCAGTTAGATTCGCTAATAACCAGCTCATAGGCCAGATATCACCTGAAATAGGTGGACTAGAGTCCCTGGCTTTCCTATCCATCTCTAACAACCACTTAAGCAATGCCGCTGGGGCTTTTGAAAATTTAAGGAGTTGTAAGAATCTGACCACTCTGGTGCTATCCAAGAGTTTTATGAATGAACCCTTGCCGGATGATAAAAGCCTAGTAGACTCTGGTGGATTTCAGAATATACAGGTTTTTGCCCTGGGTGGCTGCAATTTCACAGGTCAAGTTCCTACCTGGCTTGGCAagcttaagaaacttgaagtctTGGACTTGTCAGTTAACCTCTTAACAGGTCCAATTCCCAGTTGGTTTGCTACTCTGCCTAGCCTTTTCTACATGGATTTGTCCAATAATAACCTTACTGGAGGATTTCCGAAGGAGCTCTGTGGGATGCCAGGTTTGACATCAAAAGAGGCCAGCAGTCTAGCAAAGAGCAGTAATCTAGAGTTGCCAGTATTTGTGATGCCTGAAAATGCAACTAGTCAGCAGTACAATCAGCTGTCCAGCCTCCCTCCAGCTATATATCTTGGTAATAACAGCCTTAGCGGCAATATCCCCATTGAGATAGGGCAATTGCAGTTCATTCTTGTGTTGGACCTTAGTGATAACGGCTTCTCTGGCAGCATCCCGGTTCAGATATGTAATCTCACCAACTTGGAGAAATTGGATCTCTCCCACAACAGACTATCTGGTGAAATACCTGCTGCTCTCAAAGATTTGCACTTCATGTCTTCCTTCAATGTGGCATACAATGATCTTCAGGGACCTGTGCCATCTGGAGGTCAGTTTAATACTTTTACCAACTCGAGCTTTGAAGGGAATCCAGGCTTATGTGGCCCTCAGACTGCACAGCACTCTTGCTCTCAATCAACAGCATCTCCACCAGTTCATAGTAGGAGGTCAAACAAAATCCTTCTGATTGGGCTTGCATCTTCTATTTGTTTTGGCATTGTTTTTATCATTGCAATGCTAGCTGTGTGGGTGTTGTCTAAGAGAAGAATTATTCCAGGAGGTGATTCTGACAAGATGGAATTGGATACAATCTCTAGCTATTCCACTGCTGCTGTTACTCCTGAGCTTGAGAAGGATACCAGCCTGGTCATCGTGTTCCCTACCAACACCAATGAAATCAAGGATCTTAATATATATGAAATCCTGAAAGCAACCAACAACTTCAATCAAGCAAACATCATTGGCTGTGGAGGTTTTGGTCTGGTATACAAGGCAACATTAGCAAATGGAACCAATCTGGCTGTTAAGAAACTCTCAGGAGACTTGGGTTTGATGGAAAGGGAGTTCAAGGCGGAGGTTGAGGCACTTTCCACTGCTCAACATGAGAACCTTGTTTCACTGCAAGGGTATTGCGTGCATGATGGTGTTCGTCTATTAATGTATTCCTACATGGAGAATGGAAGCTTGGATTTCTGGTTACATGAGAAACCTGATGGTGCTTCCCAATTAGATTGGCCAACACGGCTGAAGATTGCACGGGGAGCAGGGGCTGGATTGGCTTACATGCATCAGATATGTGAGCCACACATTGTGCATCGTGATATCAAGTCCAGCAACATCCTGCTGGATGATAAATTCAAAGCACATGTTGCTGATTTTGGGTTGTCCCGGTTGATTCTTCCATATGAGACTCATGTTACAACCGAGCTTGTTGGTACCCTTGGTTACATTCCTCCCGAGTATGGACAAGCATGGGTAGCCACTTTAAGAGGAGATATGTACAGTTTTGGTGTTGTCATGCTTGAGCTGCTCACTGGAAAAAGGCCGTTTGAGGTATGCAAACCAAGGTCATCGAGAGATTTGGTTGGTTGGGTACAGCAAATGAGGAAGGAGGGCAAAGCCGAGGAAGTTTTTGATCCTCTCCTGAGAGGGAGAGGCTTTGAAGAAGAGATATTGCAGGTGCTTGATGTAGCTTGCATGTGTGTCAACCAGAACCCTCTTAAGAGACCAACCATCAAAGAAGTTGTCGATTGGCTGGAAAATGTAGGGGCATCTCACCATGACTTGAATAAAGACTAG